A window from Mangifera indica cultivar Alphonso chromosome 2, CATAS_Mindica_2.1, whole genome shotgun sequence encodes these proteins:
- the LOC123209660 gene encoding cyclin-dependent protein kinase inhibitor SMR13-like: protein MAPSERTRARTRSAAAAAAAPKARRTTQYKKKKKQKEKRKEVQKASSSSLTIVTSSDDVSKNNISDHHFDSSSSSSGCSTPRAERYRIPEIVTCPPAPKKQRVVSNCSSLQRTPIAFFAPPDLELFFFCALRDISV, encoded by the coding sequence ATGGCTCCCTCTGAAAGAACAAGAGCAAGAACAAGatcagcagcagcagcagcagcagcccCAAAGGCAAGAAGAACCACCCaatataagaagaagaagaagcagaaggAGAAGAGGAAGGAAGTTCAAAaggcatcatcatcatcattaaccATTGTAACTTCATCAGATGATGtttcaaagaataatattaGTGATCACCATTTTGATTCTTCAAGTTCATCAAGTGGGTGCTCAACACCAAGAGCTGAGAGATACAGAATACCAGAGATTGTGACATGCCCACCAGCTCCAAAGAAGCAAAGAGTTGTCTCTAATTGCTCTTCATTGCAAAGAACTCCCATTGCCTTCTTCGCTCCTCCTGATTTAGAGCTCTTTTTCTTCTGTGCTCTTCGAGACATCTCAGTCTGA